In one Corallococcus sp. EGB genomic region, the following are encoded:
- a CDS encoding dipeptide epimerase, with amino-acid sequence MRPTYITHVAFEALHLPLTEPFAIATGAQHAAENVLVRVTLADGTVGLGEAAPFTAVSGETQASTLAALEPVRGLLVGRDARAWRPASEALGDVLALAPAARCGVEMALLDALTRHHRLPLYAFFGGAGTELDIDMTVTAGDVAHAVASTRAILGRGIDTLKVKVGALDPDADAARLVAIHQEAPKARLFADANGGYDVAEALAFLKELERAEVPLSLFEQPVPPSDVAGLAEVTRRSKVPVCADESARSVKDVLRLIRENACHGINIKTMKCGMVEAVTMWSLARAAGLELMVGGMVESVLAMSASAHLAAGLGGFTYADLDTPLFIASHPFQGGGRYTGSRLTLDPDAPGHGVTLR; translated from the coding sequence ATGCGCCCTACGTACATCACGCACGTCGCGTTCGAAGCGCTGCACCTGCCCCTGACGGAGCCGTTCGCCATTGCCACGGGCGCGCAACACGCGGCGGAGAACGTGCTCGTGCGCGTGACGCTCGCGGACGGCACCGTGGGGCTGGGCGAGGCGGCGCCCTTCACCGCGGTGAGCGGGGAGACGCAAGCGAGCACGCTGGCCGCGCTGGAGCCGGTGCGGGGGCTGCTCGTGGGGCGTGATGCCCGGGCGTGGCGGCCCGCGTCGGAGGCGCTGGGGGATGTGCTCGCGCTGGCGCCGGCCGCGCGGTGTGGGGTGGAGATGGCGCTCCTGGATGCGCTCACGCGGCACCACCGGCTTCCGCTGTATGCCTTCTTCGGCGGGGCGGGGACGGAGCTGGACATCGACATGACGGTGACCGCCGGGGATGTGGCGCACGCGGTGGCGTCCACGCGGGCCATCCTGGGGCGGGGCATCGACACGTTGAAGGTGAAGGTGGGCGCGCTGGACCCGGACGCGGACGCGGCGCGGCTGGTGGCCATCCACCAGGAGGCCCCGAAGGCGCGGCTCTTCGCGGACGCGAACGGGGGCTACGACGTGGCGGAGGCGCTGGCGTTCCTCAAGGAGCTGGAGCGCGCGGAGGTGCCGCTGTCGCTCTTCGAGCAGCCGGTGCCGCCGTCCGACGTCGCGGGGCTGGCGGAGGTGACGCGCCGCTCGAAGGTGCCGGTGTGCGCGGACGAGTCAGCGCGGTCGGTGAAGGACGTGCTGCGGCTCATCCGTGAGAACGCGTGCCACGGCATCAACATCAAGACGATGAAGTGCGGGATGGTGGAGGCGGTGACGATGTGGAGCCTGGCCCGCGCGGCGGGGCTGGAGCTGATGGTGGGCGGCATGGTGGAGAGCGTGCTCGCGATGAGCGCGTCCGCGCACCTGGCGGCGGGGCTGGGCGGCTTCACCTACGCGGACCTGGACACGCCGTTGTTCATCGCGAGCCACCCGTTCCAGGGCGGAGGCCGGTACACGGGCTCGCGGCTGACGTTGGACCCGGACGCGCCGGGGCACGGCGTCACGCTGCGCTGA